The following are from one region of the Cryomorphaceae bacterium genome:
- a CDS encoding type II toxin-antitoxin system RelE/ParE family toxin yields the protein FKCVVTKQTSFYYRIINDEIEIISISDNRQDPDRIEDELKHWR from the coding sequence GTTCAAATGTGTCGTTACCAAACAAACTTCTTTCTACTATCGGATCATTAACGATGAAATCGAAATTATCTCTATCAGTGATAATCGACAAGATCCTGATAGAATTGAAGATGAATTAAAACACTGGCGTTAA
- a CDS encoding enoyl-CoA hydratase/isomerase family protein: protein MNAEAKDLGHVSLHTDNGIATIEFFHPLSNSLPGKLLNKLADTIRSCNDRPEIRVVVLRSGGDRAFCAGASFDELAGIEDLATGKEFFSGFAKVINACRTSNKLIIGRVQGKAVGGGVGVASATDYCFATVHASVKLSELAVGIGPFVVGPAVARKIGNAAMSQLAINATEWKSAEWAREQGLYAEIFESAEEMDAAIDALSAKLSASNPEAMRMLKRIFWEGTDHWDELLAERAAMSGQLVLSDFTKNAIAKFKAGAR, encoded by the coding sequence ATGAACGCTGAAGCCAAAGACCTCGGACATGTAAGCCTGCACACAGATAATGGAATTGCCACCATTGAATTTTTTCACCCGCTGAGTAACTCGCTCCCCGGAAAGCTGTTGAACAAACTCGCAGATACCATTCGCTCTTGCAACGACCGACCCGAAATACGTGTGGTGGTGTTGCGCTCCGGAGGCGATCGTGCCTTTTGTGCAGGCGCCAGTTTCGACGAGCTGGCCGGCATTGAAGATCTCGCTACGGGAAAGGAATTCTTCTCGGGTTTTGCAAAGGTTATCAATGCATGCAGAACCAGCAACAAACTGATTATAGGTCGGGTGCAGGGAAAAGCGGTAGGCGGTGGCGTAGGCGTTGCGTCGGCTACGGATTACTGCTTTGCTACAGTACACGCCTCTGTTAAGCTGAGCGAATTGGCAGTAGGCATTGGCCCGTTTGTGGTAGGACCGGCTGTAGCGCGAAAAATAGGCAACGCCGCCATGAGCCAGTTGGCCATCAACGCCACGGAATGGAAAAGTGCGGAGTGGGCACGTGAGCAAGGACTTTATGCGGAGATTTTTGAATCGGCCGAGGAAATGGATGCCGCCATTGACGCGCTTTCTGCCAAGCTCTCGGCCAGCAACCCCGAGGCCATGCGCATGTTGAAGCGCATTTTCTGGGAAGGTACAGACCATTGGGATGAACTGCTCGCCGAACGCGCAGCCATGAGCGGACAACTCGTGCTTTCGGATTTCACCAAAAACGCCATTGCGAAGTTTAAGGCCGGGGCAAGATGA
- a CDS encoding T9SS C-terminal target domain-containing protein — MVRPILAFLLAFSLWCGTACAQPANHMLVGYWHNWNDMNAPYIPLSQVDERYDVIALSFAIPVSASDMTMQFVPDGTTPAVLQTEIAALKAQGKKVVISVGGATASVSLDTEDQKNDFVQSMSDIISQYGFNGLDIDIEYGSTILAAGGTISNPTSASQLNLIEAVKEIMEHYHIENGEKLFLTFAPETAYVQGGQSGYGGIWGGYLPLLDALRDSIDILQVQLYNSGTMFGIDGVVYEQGNADFIVAMTEAVIQGFQTAGGFFEGFPAEKVAVGLPACELAAGGGYVEPDEVIQAMHYLLGNGPQPGSYALAQPDAYADLKGMMTWSINWDAVQSCAGDHSFAETYEEIFGLVTGLEEDQVHAWKLFPNPAREVLYLEGISSGEPVQVLDMMGRHLAQQVMFHGEALDISALPVGTYVLRAGLQSRLFVKE; from the coding sequence ATGGTGCGCCCAATTCTTGCCTTTCTGCTTGCGTTTTCACTTTGGTGTGGGACAGCTTGTGCCCAGCCCGCAAACCACATGCTCGTGGGCTACTGGCACAACTGGAATGATATGAACGCGCCGTATATTCCGCTCAGTCAGGTGGATGAACGCTACGATGTGATAGCGCTCTCGTTCGCCATTCCGGTTTCTGCAAGCGATATGACGATGCAGTTTGTGCCCGACGGAACAACCCCCGCCGTGCTTCAGACCGAGATTGCAGCCCTCAAGGCCCAGGGCAAAAAAGTAGTGATCAGCGTTGGGGGCGCCACTGCAAGCGTGAGTCTCGACACCGAAGACCAGAAGAATGATTTTGTGCAATCCATGAGCGACATCATTTCCCAATATGGATTCAACGGACTGGATATTGACATTGAATACGGTAGCACCATTCTGGCCGCCGGCGGAACCATTTCCAACCCCACCAGCGCATCACAGCTCAATTTGATTGAAGCGGTAAAGGAAATCATGGAGCACTACCATATTGAGAACGGTGAAAAGCTGTTCCTGACTTTTGCTCCCGAAACTGCTTATGTGCAGGGTGGCCAGTCGGGCTATGGCGGAATTTGGGGCGGATATCTGCCACTGCTCGATGCCTTGCGCGATTCCATCGACATTTTGCAGGTTCAGCTGTACAACAGCGGAACCATGTTTGGCATTGATGGCGTGGTGTACGAGCAAGGTAACGCCGATTTTATCGTGGCCATGACCGAGGCTGTGATTCAAGGTTTTCAGACGGCGGGTGGCTTTTTTGAGGGCTTTCCGGCCGAAAAGGTGGCTGTGGGTTTGCCGGCCTGTGAATTGGCAGCGGGTGGGGGATATGTGGAGCCCGACGAAGTCATACAAGCCATGCATTACCTGCTGGGCAACGGGCCGCAACCGGGCAGTTATGCACTGGCTCAACCGGATGCTTACGCCGATTTGAAAGGCATGATGACCTGGAGCATCAACTGGGATGCGGTGCAATCGTGTGCAGGTGACCATAGTTTTGCCGAAACCTACGAAGAGATTTTCGGGCTTGTAACAGGGTTGGAGGAAGATCAAGTGCATGCCTGGAAGCTGTTTCCCAATCCGGCCCGGGAAGTCCTGTATCTTGAAGGGATTTCGTCCGGAGAGCCTGTTCAGGTGCTGGATATGATGGGAAGACACTTGGCGCAACAGGTGATGTTTCACGGCGAGGCGTTGGATATAAGCGCATTACCGGTCGGCACCTATGTGCTCAGAGCTGGTCTGCAATCGCGACTGTTTGTAAAAGAGTAG
- a CDS encoding GTP-binding protein: MTPTDQLLPVTVLSGFLGAGKTTLLNHVLHNKQGLKVAVIVNDMSEVNIDARTVENENILSRTDEKLVEMSNGCICCTLREDLMVEVERLARENRFDYLLIESTGISEPVPVAQTFTFVDEDNDIDMSRFSKIDTMVTVVDAFNFFRDFGTDELLADRGLTDMEGDYRTIVNLLTDQVEFANVIILNKCDLVTEEDLGVLQSALQKLNPDARIIRSEFGRVAPGDILNTGLFDFEKAQSSAGWQRELEGGEHTPETEEYGISSFVFRDARPFHPERLWRYLNEQYPSGLIRAKGLFWLATRPNDALNFSQAGGSLRLERAGVWWDSMPESERLRFESFVYNRAFIESRWHPRWGDRMNELVFIGQQIDEPLIRADLKACLVSEEESHFVGAPNTLHDPFPVHI, from the coding sequence ATGACCCCTACTGACCAACTTCTACCCGTAACGGTACTCAGTGGATTTCTTGGAGCAGGAAAGACCACCCTTCTTAACCATGTTCTTCACAACAAGCAAGGCCTTAAAGTTGCGGTGATCGTGAACGATATGAGCGAGGTAAACATTGACGCCCGCACCGTGGAGAACGAAAACATCCTGAGTCGAACCGATGAAAAGCTCGTAGAAATGAGCAACGGATGCATTTGCTGCACCCTGCGCGAAGACCTGATGGTAGAGGTAGAACGCCTTGCACGCGAGAACCGTTTTGACTACCTGTTGATTGAGAGTACGGGAATCAGCGAGCCGGTGCCTGTTGCCCAAACTTTCACTTTTGTGGACGAGGACAACGATATAGATATGAGCCGTTTCAGCAAGATTGATACGATGGTTACCGTGGTGGATGCCTTCAACTTTTTTCGCGATTTTGGAACGGATGAATTGCTGGCAGACAGAGGGCTGACGGACATGGAAGGAGATTACCGAACCATCGTGAACCTGCTGACCGACCAGGTGGAGTTCGCCAATGTGATTATCCTTAACAAGTGCGACCTCGTAACCGAAGAAGACCTGGGCGTACTGCAATCGGCACTTCAAAAACTCAATCCGGATGCACGCATTATTCGTTCGGAGTTTGGCCGTGTAGCTCCCGGCGACATTCTGAACACGGGGCTGTTTGACTTTGAAAAAGCCCAGAGCTCGGCCGGATGGCAGCGCGAATTGGAAGGCGGCGAGCACACCCCCGAAACCGAGGAATACGGAATTTCATCTTTCGTTTTCCGCGATGCCCGGCCTTTTCACCCCGAGCGGTTGTGGCGCTATCTCAACGAACAATACCCCTCAGGTCTTATTCGCGCCAAAGGACTTTTCTGGCTGGCCACCCGCCCCAATGATGCATTGAACTTCAGTCAGGCGGGAGGCTCGTTGCGACTTGAGCGGGCCGGTGTTTGGTGGGACAGCATGCCCGAATCCGAGCGACTTCGTTTTGAAAGTTTCGTGTACAATCGTGCATTCATCGAAAGTCGCTGGCACCCGCGTTGGGGCGATCGCATGAACGAACTGGTGTTTATTGGGCAGCAAATTGATGAACCGCTTATTCGCGCAGATCTAAAGGCTTGTCTTGTATCCGAAGAAGAATCACATTTTGTGGGTGCTCCCAACACATTGCACGATCCTTTTCCCGTGCATATCTGA
- a CDS encoding TIGR03643 family protein — MMEIKNLQPDELDRIIEMAWEDRTPFEAINHQFGITEAGVVKLMRTHLRGASFRRWRKRVNSGVSSKHAKKQPAGMQRFKSRMQRHITGNRISKR; from the coding sequence TTGATGGAGATCAAAAACCTGCAGCCGGACGAGTTGGACCGAATTATTGAAATGGCATGGGAGGACAGAACCCCTTTTGAGGCCATCAACCATCAATTTGGTATCACCGAAGCCGGGGTGGTAAAACTGATGCGCACGCATTTACGGGGGGCAAGCTTCAGGCGCTGGAGAAAGCGGGTAAACAGCGGCGTAAGCAGCAAACACGCCAAAAAACAACCTGCGGGCATGCAGCGATTTAAAAGTCGCATGCAACGCCACATCACGGGAAACAGAATCAGTAAACGCTAA
- the paaZ gene encoding phenylacetic acid degradation bifunctional protein PaaZ: MAHKLKNYIGGKWVEGHGDGKPLYNAITGETIAMATADGLSFEDMLHFGRTVGGPALRKMTFQERGRMLKALALYLIERKQRYYELSYATGATQTDSWIDIEGGIGNLFAYASLRKQFPNQSYYVDGDTAPLSRGGSFIGHHIMVPKEGVAIHINAFNFPIWGMLEKIAVNLLAGVPAVVKPATLTSYLTQLMVEDIAASGILPNGALQLICGSANGILDSVYSQDVVTFTGSASTGRMLKGHARILDESVPFNMEADSLNAAVLGEDATPGTEEFELFIKEVRKEMTVKCGQKCTAVRRIIVPENMVEDVQIALGKALAKTTIGDPQAEGVRMGALAGKEQLKEVQEKLAQLKTASEVVYGGDALLEVIGADVAKGAFMAPVLLRNDRPFENLASHEVEAFGPVSTIMPYKSLDEAIQLTKLGKGSLVCSLTTYNDQLAREFTIGAASHHGRILILNRDCAKESTGHGSPMPLLVHGGPGRAGGGEEMGGKRGVLHYLQRTAIQGSPTTLSEITQVYQYGGKQTESEPHVFRKHFEELRVGDTVTTAKHTVTETDIANFANVSGDNFYAHVDATSLEGTIFEQRVAHGYFVLSKAAGLFVEAKKGPVLLNYGIDECRFTKPVYPGMTIGVRLTVKEKIDQEKRSDDDIAKGIVRFLVDVYDETGETVALATILTMVKKLKDA; encoded by the coding sequence ATGGCTCATAAACTGAAGAACTACATAGGCGGAAAATGGGTAGAAGGCCACGGTGACGGAAAGCCCCTTTACAATGCCATTACAGGCGAAACCATTGCAATGGCTACCGCTGATGGACTGTCTTTTGAAGATATGCTGCACTTTGGCCGCACGGTAGGTGGTCCCGCCCTGCGCAAAATGACCTTCCAGGAAAGAGGTCGTATGCTGAAAGCACTTGCACTCTACCTCATAGAGCGCAAACAAAGATATTACGAACTGAGCTATGCCACTGGCGCTACTCAAACCGATAGCTGGATTGACATAGAAGGTGGTATCGGCAACCTCTTTGCCTATGCAAGTCTTCGCAAACAGTTCCCAAATCAGTCATACTACGTGGATGGCGACACCGCTCCCCTTTCGCGCGGCGGATCCTTTATCGGTCACCACATCATGGTACCGAAAGAAGGGGTGGCCATTCACATCAACGCTTTTAACTTTCCCATTTGGGGAATGCTCGAGAAAATTGCGGTTAACCTCCTGGCCGGTGTGCCCGCCGTGGTGAAGCCTGCCACGCTCACCTCCTACCTTACCCAATTGATGGTAGAAGATATTGCCGCTTCGGGTATTCTGCCCAACGGAGCCCTGCAACTCATCTGCGGATCGGCCAACGGCATTCTTGACTCTGTATACTCCCAGGATGTGGTGACCTTTACCGGCTCTGCCTCTACAGGACGCATGCTCAAAGGCCACGCCCGTATTCTGGACGAATCGGTTCCGTTCAACATGGAAGCCGACTCGCTGAACGCAGCCGTACTTGGTGAAGATGCTACTCCCGGAACCGAAGAATTTGAGCTGTTTATCAAAGAAGTGCGCAAGGAAATGACCGTAAAATGCGGACAAAAATGTACGGCTGTTCGTCGCATCATCGTGCCCGAAAACATGGTGGAGGACGTGCAGATTGCGCTGGGTAAGGCATTGGCCAAAACCACCATTGGAGACCCACAGGCCGAAGGCGTGAGAATGGGAGCACTCGCCGGAAAAGAGCAGCTTAAAGAAGTGCAGGAAAAACTGGCCCAACTCAAAACCGCCTCGGAAGTGGTCTATGGTGGAGATGCCCTCCTGGAAGTCATCGGCGCCGATGTGGCCAAAGGTGCTTTTATGGCTCCGGTATTGCTCCGCAACGACCGGCCTTTCGAAAACCTGGCGTCGCATGAGGTAGAGGCCTTTGGACCTGTAAGCACCATCATGCCTTACAAATCGTTGGACGAAGCCATCCAGCTCACCAAACTCGGAAAAGGATCTCTGGTGTGTTCGCTCACTACCTACAACGATCAACTGGCGCGGGAATTCACCATCGGGGCTGCGTCGCACCACGGCCGCATTCTGATACTGAACCGCGACTGCGCCAAAGAATCTACCGGACACGGATCGCCTATGCCTTTACTGGTTCACGGTGGCCCCGGACGCGCTGGTGGCGGCGAGGAAATGGGCGGAAAACGAGGCGTGTTGCACTACCTGCAACGCACAGCCATTCAGGGCTCTCCCACTACCCTTTCGGAAATTACGCAGGTGTACCAATACGGCGGCAAGCAAACCGAAAGCGAACCGCATGTTTTCCGCAAACACTTTGAAGAACTCAGAGTAGGCGATACCGTCACTACCGCCAAACACACGGTAACCGAGACCGACATTGCCAACTTTGCCAATGTGAGCGGCGACAATTTTTACGCCCACGTAGATGCCACCTCGTTGGAGGGAACCATCTTTGAGCAACGCGTTGCCCACGGCTACTTTGTGCTCTCAAAGGCTGCCGGATTGTTTGTGGAAGCCAAAAAGGGGCCCGTTCTGCTCAACTACGGAATTGACGAATGTCGCTTCACCAAACCCGTGTACCCGGGCATGACCATTGGCGTGCGGCTTACCGTGAAAGAAAAAATTGACCAGGAAAAACGCTCCGACGACGATATCGCCAAAGGCATTGTGCGCTTTCTTGTGGACGTGTACGACGAAACCGGAGAGACGGTAGCGCTCGCCACCATTCTCACTATGGTGAAGAAACTCAAAGATGCGTAA
- a CDS encoding DUF2279 domain-containing protein, whose amino-acid sequence MLYSVVAFATPPDSVSFKSERAWLVGSTGTLIAGGTLIGLNELWYKDQPRTSFHLFDDLGDWKQMDKAGHAMTSYYMGRMGIRAMQWTGTERKKAIWIGGSYGFAYLTAIEVLDGFSAEWGFSLSDMAANAVGAALVIGQELHWGDQRMQLKFSVHHSPYAQYRPNVLGSNGLERLLKDYNGQTYWLSINGASWFNQKPQWLPVWLNLALGYSADGMTGGSSNPSFDAQGNPLPAFDRQRQVYLSFDVDLTRIKTRSKVLKTCFELVSFVKIPAPAIEFNQRGGVRGYWLYF is encoded by the coding sequence TTGCTTTATTCCGTAGTTGCTTTTGCCACACCTCCTGATTCTGTAAGCTTTAAATCTGAGCGCGCATGGCTGGTGGGCTCGACCGGAACGCTCATTGCCGGGGGAACACTCATTGGCCTGAATGAGTTGTGGTACAAAGACCAACCACGAACCTCTTTCCATCTCTTTGACGACCTTGGCGATTGGAAGCAAATGGACAAAGCCGGACACGCTATGACTTCCTATTACATGGGCCGCATGGGTATTCGTGCAATGCAATGGACAGGCACTGAGCGCAAAAAAGCCATCTGGATAGGAGGGAGTTATGGTTTTGCTTACCTCACAGCGATAGAGGTGCTTGATGGCTTTTCGGCAGAGTGGGGATTTTCTCTGAGCGATATGGCGGCCAATGCCGTGGGAGCCGCGCTGGTGATAGGGCAGGAGTTGCACTGGGGAGACCAGAGAATGCAATTAAAGTTTTCGGTTCACCACTCACCTTATGCGCAATACCGCCCCAATGTATTGGGAAGCAATGGTCTTGAGCGACTATTGAAAGACTACAACGGCCAAACCTACTGGTTGTCAATAAATGGTGCCTCGTGGTTCAACCAAAAGCCCCAATGGCTGCCTGTGTGGTTGAACCTTGCCCTAGGTTACAGCGCTGATGGCATGACAGGAGGAAGCAGCAACCCTTCTTTTGATGCCCAGGGAAATCCGCTGCCGGCTTTTGACCGCCAGCGCCAGGTTTACCTGAGTTTTGATGTGGATCTGACGCGTATCAAAACCCGTTCAAAGGTGCTTAAAACATGTTTTGAACTGGTGAGCTTTGTGAAAATACCTGCTCCTGCCATCGAGTTTAACCAGAGGGGTGGAGTAAGAGGTTATTGGCTTTACTTCTGA